A region from the Corallococcus silvisoli genome encodes:
- a CDS encoding PAS domain S-box protein codes for MQTPFTRPDGTTPTERRFRQVIDTLQEVVFQTDAERTWAFLNPAWTEVTGFPVEECLGRPALDFVHPDDRERALAVCQALFTREREYVQHEVRYLTRDGGFRWVEVFARVTVDDDGTLRGMAGTLNDITERKRTDDALARRERYLTALVDMQQRLLSVPGGGDLYATALAPLGQAAGASRVYVFETHTNAQGTLVCSQRAEWCAPGVTPEIDNPLLQELPVKPDLERWVPILERGEVVTGRVATFPASERALLDPQGVLSLLVLPLRMQGRLVGFVGFDNCFEAREWDRLEVDLLSAASGAISVSLERRASERALREHEHRFRQLAENASDVLYLYRREPPRGFAYVSRVAHAKLGLGPEAHYADPELWYRQVHPEDRGALERLLESPQTVDGATVELRFLRPDGRLLWLEHVVAPVTDASGRVVAVEGLARDITERRQVEEALKRSEASLRALMEGFPDPAAIERDGHIVYANAVLVTTLGFERAEELVGRRLSEFLADVPGPGTPSTDTPTLTSERRLVLRDGRTRVVELASLPLRFDGQPAVVSIARDVTEQRQMQARLTLADRLASVGTLAAGIAHEINNPLAFVLSNLAFLSDEFRHHLSPHPSSRGVRPPDVTEWQEVLGEACEGAERVRQIVRQLKTFSRPDEERMTPVDVHAVLDSVVMMAANEIRHRARLRRDYGTVPQVMANEGRLCQVFLNLVVNAAQAIPEGSAHAHEVVLATRAEGGHVVVEVRDTGSGIAPEVLGRIFDPFFTTKPVGVGTGLGLSICHGIISGLGGEIAVDSTVGQGSTFRVVLPAPPPTPAPQAPEAPAPATPAVPRGRVLVVDDEPAVGRVLQRLLRGHDVEVATSGRQALERMARAPDFDAVLCDVMMPDLAGRDVYEAVRRDHPGLERRFVFVSGGAFTAGAREFLERIPNPLLEKPFDEARVRGAVEELVRHGPPDAA; via the coding sequence ATGCAGACGCCGTTCACCCGGCCTGACGGCACCACTCCCACCGAGCGCCGCTTCCGGCAGGTCATCGACACGCTCCAGGAGGTCGTCTTCCAGACGGACGCGGAGCGGACCTGGGCCTTCCTCAATCCCGCGTGGACGGAGGTGACGGGCTTCCCCGTGGAGGAGTGCCTGGGCCGGCCCGCGCTGGACTTCGTGCACCCGGATGACCGGGAGCGCGCCCTGGCGGTGTGCCAGGCCCTGTTCACGCGCGAGCGCGAGTACGTCCAGCACGAGGTGCGCTACCTCACGCGCGACGGGGGCTTCCGCTGGGTGGAGGTGTTCGCGCGGGTGACGGTGGACGACGACGGCACGCTGCGGGGCATGGCGGGCACCCTCAACGACATCACCGAGCGCAAGCGCACGGACGACGCGCTGGCCCGGCGTGAGCGCTACCTCACCGCGCTGGTGGACATGCAGCAGCGCCTGCTGTCGGTGCCCGGGGGCGGGGACCTGTACGCCACCGCGCTGGCGCCGCTGGGACAGGCCGCGGGCGCGAGCCGCGTCTACGTCTTCGAGACGCACACCAACGCGCAGGGCACGCTCGTGTGCAGCCAGCGCGCGGAGTGGTGCGCGCCCGGCGTGACGCCCGAAATCGACAACCCGCTCCTCCAGGAGCTGCCGGTGAAGCCGGACCTGGAGCGCTGGGTGCCCATCCTGGAGCGCGGCGAGGTCGTCACCGGCCGCGTGGCCACCTTCCCCGCCAGCGAACGGGCGCTGTTGGATCCACAGGGCGTGCTGTCGCTGCTGGTGCTGCCCCTGCGCATGCAGGGCCGGCTGGTGGGCTTCGTGGGGTTCGACAACTGCTTCGAGGCGCGCGAGTGGGACCGGCTGGAGGTGGACCTCCTGTCCGCGGCCAGCGGCGCCATCTCCGTGTCGCTGGAGCGGCGCGCGTCGGAGCGGGCGCTGCGCGAGCACGAGCACCGCTTCCGCCAGCTCGCGGAGAACGCGTCCGACGTGCTGTACCTCTACCGCCGCGAGCCGCCGCGCGGCTTCGCGTACGTCAGCCGCGTGGCGCACGCCAAGCTGGGCCTGGGCCCGGAGGCGCACTACGCGGATCCAGAGCTGTGGTACCGCCAGGTGCACCCGGAGGACCGCGGCGCGCTGGAGCGCCTGCTGGAGTCGCCCCAGACGGTGGACGGCGCGACGGTGGAGCTGCGCTTCCTCAGGCCCGACGGGCGCCTGTTGTGGCTGGAGCACGTGGTGGCGCCGGTGACGGACGCGTCGGGCCGGGTGGTGGCGGTGGAGGGCCTGGCGCGCGACATCACCGAGCGGCGCCAGGTGGAGGAGGCCCTGAAGCGCTCCGAGGCCAGCCTGCGCGCGCTGATGGAGGGCTTCCCCGACCCCGCGGCCATCGAGCGCGACGGCCACATCGTCTACGCCAACGCGGTGCTCGTCACCACGCTGGGCTTCGAGCGCGCGGAGGAGCTGGTGGGCCGCCGGCTGTCGGAGTTCCTGGCGGACGTGCCGGGCCCGGGCACGCCCTCCACCGACACGCCGACGCTCACCAGCGAGCGCCGGCTGGTGCTGCGCGACGGGCGCACGCGCGTGGTGGAGCTGGCGTCGCTGCCCCTGCGCTTCGACGGTCAGCCGGCGGTGGTGTCCATCGCGCGCGACGTGACGGAGCAGCGCCAGATGCAGGCGAGGCTGACGCTGGCGGACCGGCTGGCGTCGGTGGGCACGCTGGCGGCGGGCATCGCGCACGAAATCAACAACCCGCTGGCGTTCGTGCTCTCCAACCTGGCCTTCCTGTCGGATGAGTTCCGCCACCACCTGTCGCCCCACCCGTCCTCGCGCGGGGTGCGCCCGCCGGACGTGACGGAGTGGCAGGAGGTGCTGGGCGAGGCGTGCGAGGGCGCCGAGCGCGTGCGGCAGATCGTCCGCCAGCTGAAGACGTTCTCGCGGCCGGACGAAGAGCGCATGACGCCGGTGGACGTGCACGCGGTGCTGGACTCGGTGGTGATGATGGCCGCCAATGAGATCCGCCACCGCGCGCGGCTGCGGCGCGACTACGGCACGGTGCCCCAGGTGATGGCCAACGAGGGCCGGCTGTGCCAGGTGTTCCTCAACCTGGTGGTGAACGCGGCGCAGGCCATCCCGGAGGGCTCCGCGCACGCGCACGAGGTGGTGCTCGCCACGCGCGCGGAGGGCGGACACGTGGTGGTGGAGGTGCGCGACACGGGCAGCGGCATCGCGCCGGAGGTGCTGGGCCGCATCTTCGATCCGTTCTTCACCACCAAGCCCGTGGGCGTGGGCACCGGCCTGGGGCTGTCCATCTGCCACGGCATCATCAGCGGGCTGGGCGGGGAGATCGCCGTGGACAGCACCGTGGGCCAGGGCAGCACCTTCCGCGTGGTGCTGCCCGCGCCGCCGCCCACCCCCGCGCCCCAGGCACCGGAGGCCCCCGCGCCGGCCACGCCCGCGGTGCCCCGGGGCCGCGTGCTGGTGGTGGATGACGAGCCCGCGGTGGGCCGCGTGCTGCAGCGGCTCTTGCGCGGCCACGACGTGGAGGTGGCCACCAGCGGCCGGCAGGCCCTGGAGCGCATGGCGCGGGCGCCGGACTTCGACGCGGTGCTGTGCGACGTGATGATGCCGGACCTGGCCGGCCGGGACGTGTACGAGGCCGTGCGGCGCGACCACCCGGGGCTGGAGCGCCGCTTCGTCTTCGTGTCCGGCGGGGCCTTCACCGCGGGCGCGCGCGAGTTCCTGGAGCGCATCCCCAACCCGCTCCTGGAGAAGCCCTTCGACGAGGCCCGCGTGCGCGGCGCCGTGGAGGAGCTCGTGCGCCACGGCCCGCCGGACGCGGCCTGA
- a CDS encoding sensor histidine kinase, giving the protein MTDADAPTLSARVMDGGSPGGSDEGFVLVDRTGRVMAFNAQATVHFGIPAPPHLDQARLPGCEWVRDDGTPLPPHEAPLARALAGEAVAAAVWRVRRPDGAHALLKAEAVPVMGGDGQAAAALLRTRAVEVLPAPMRDASRLLAEAGALLGASVDAEAPLEPLLQLLVPALGDGAVFILRAPGATPLEEGLRVAASLHRDSGRHGLLRELLGRHLPDPSVSGDLPAVFSSGAVGRLPILSEEHVAAAARDAEHARLMREVGPHGCLSVPLGARGGVLGALLVLRSDVRHAFGADEESFLVELAHRTALFLENARLLREAREAVRQRDEFLGIASHELKTPLTPLSLKVQLLQKQVVVLAREGREVPTERVAEALDVVQRQVRRLSGLVDSLLDVSRITAGRLRLELEELDLASVAAEILYRFSAAAAQSGTELGLEAPVPVVGRWDRLRLEQVVTNLVSNALKYGAGQPVVVGVEARGTLARLTVKDHGIGIAPDDLTRIFERFERAVSDRHYGGLGLGLYITRQIVEAFGGTVRAASAPGEGSTFTLELPRGDIPEEWLTAQAAPGPTGE; this is encoded by the coding sequence ATGACGGACGCGGACGCACCCACCCTGTCGGCGCGCGTCATGGACGGAGGGAGCCCCGGGGGCTCCGACGAAGGCTTCGTCCTCGTGGACCGCACGGGCCGCGTCATGGCCTTCAACGCGCAAGCCACGGTGCACTTCGGCATTCCGGCGCCCCCGCACCTGGACCAGGCCCGTCTGCCTGGGTGCGAATGGGTGCGGGATGACGGCACACCGCTGCCTCCGCACGAAGCGCCGCTGGCGCGGGCCCTGGCGGGTGAGGCGGTGGCCGCGGCGGTGTGGCGGGTGCGCCGCCCGGACGGGGCGCACGCCCTGCTGAAGGCCGAGGCGGTGCCGGTGATGGGGGGAGATGGACAAGCCGCCGCGGCGCTCCTGCGCACCCGCGCGGTGGAGGTGCTGCCCGCTCCGATGCGGGACGCCTCGCGCCTGCTGGCGGAGGCGGGCGCGCTCCTGGGCGCGTCGGTGGACGCGGAGGCGCCGTTGGAGCCGCTGCTCCAACTGCTGGTGCCCGCGCTGGGCGATGGTGCCGTGTTCATCCTGAGGGCTCCGGGCGCCACCCCGCTGGAGGAGGGCCTGCGCGTGGCGGCGTCGCTGCACCGGGACTCGGGCCGGCACGGGCTCTTGCGCGAGCTGCTCGGCCGCCATCTGCCGGATCCCTCCGTGTCGGGCGACCTGCCCGCGGTCTTCTCCTCCGGGGCGGTGGGGCGCCTGCCCATCCTCTCCGAGGAGCACGTGGCCGCCGCCGCGCGGGACGCGGAGCACGCGCGGCTGATGCGCGAGGTGGGCCCGCACGGATGCCTGAGCGTTCCTTTGGGCGCGCGCGGCGGCGTGCTGGGCGCGCTGCTGGTGCTGCGCTCGGACGTACGGCATGCCTTCGGCGCGGACGAGGAGTCCTTCCTGGTGGAGCTGGCCCACCGCACCGCGCTCTTCCTGGAGAACGCGCGGCTGTTGCGCGAGGCGCGCGAGGCGGTGCGCCAGCGCGACGAGTTCCTGGGCATCGCGAGCCACGAACTCAAGACGCCGCTCACGCCGTTGAGCCTCAAGGTGCAGTTGCTCCAGAAGCAGGTGGTGGTGCTGGCGCGCGAGGGCAGGGAGGTGCCCACCGAGCGCGTCGCGGAGGCCCTGGACGTGGTGCAGCGTCAGGTGCGCCGGCTGTCGGGGCTGGTGGACAGCCTGCTGGACGTGTCGCGCATCACCGCGGGCCGGCTGCGGCTGGAGCTGGAGGAGCTGGACCTGGCGAGCGTGGCGGCGGAGATCCTCTACCGCTTCTCCGCCGCGGCGGCGCAGAGCGGCACGGAGCTGGGCCTGGAGGCGCCGGTGCCGGTGGTGGGCCGGTGGGACCGGCTGCGGCTGGAGCAGGTGGTGACGAACCTGGTGTCCAACGCGCTCAAGTACGGCGCGGGCCAGCCGGTGGTGGTGGGCGTGGAGGCGCGGGGCACGCTGGCGCGGCTCACCGTGAAGGACCACGGCATCGGCATCGCGCCGGACGACCTGACGCGCATCTTCGAGCGCTTCGAGCGCGCGGTGAGCGACCGGCACTACGGCGGTTTGGGGCTGGGGCTCTACATCACCCGCCAGATTGTCGAGGCGTTCGGCGGCACGGTGCGCGCCGCCAGCGCTCCCGGCGAGGGCTCCACGTTCACCCTGGAGCTGCCCCGGGGCGACATCCCGGAGGAGTGGCTCACCGCGCAGGCGGCGCCGGGGCCCACCGGGGAGTAG
- a CDS encoding prolipoprotein diacylglyceryl transferase: MIPYWHAPSFKLGPLELNPFNVFVAAGILLAAKLLTKQAEREGLDPNPLADFAMWGVAAGMLFGHWVHLFFYHPEELSKSPFQILKFWDGLSSFGGLLGGILAAVVFFRMKKLRFGDYADSFALGVAPGWAVARLGCFAVHDHPGKLTDFFLAVQFPNGNRHDLGFYDAIVLFTLTGILYAVRDMPRMKGRLLPLLALLYAVSRFCLDFLRATDLSYVDARYFGLTPAQYGSLLLVAYGVWGLLRKQTASAPSHKPPAPQGRVETAR, translated from the coding sequence TTGATTCCCTATTGGCATGCCCCCTCGTTCAAGCTGGGGCCCCTGGAGCTGAACCCCTTCAACGTCTTCGTGGCGGCGGGCATCCTGCTGGCCGCGAAGCTGCTGACGAAGCAGGCGGAGCGCGAGGGGTTGGATCCCAACCCGCTGGCGGACTTCGCGATGTGGGGGGTGGCGGCCGGAATGCTCTTCGGCCACTGGGTGCACCTGTTCTTCTACCACCCGGAGGAGCTGTCCAAGAGCCCGTTCCAGATTCTGAAGTTCTGGGATGGCCTGTCGTCCTTTGGCGGCCTGTTGGGCGGCATCCTGGCGGCGGTGGTGTTCTTCCGGATGAAGAAGCTGCGCTTCGGCGACTACGCGGACAGCTTCGCGCTGGGCGTGGCGCCGGGGTGGGCGGTGGCGCGGCTGGGGTGCTTCGCGGTGCACGACCATCCGGGCAAGCTGACGGACTTCTTCCTGGCCGTGCAGTTCCCCAACGGAAACCGGCACGACCTGGGCTTCTACGACGCCATCGTGCTGTTCACCCTCACCGGCATCCTCTACGCGGTGCGCGACATGCCTCGGATGAAGGGGCGGCTGCTGCCGCTCCTGGCGCTGCTGTACGCGGTGTCCCGCTTCTGCCTGGACTTCCTCCGGGCCACGGACCTGTCGTACGTGGACGCGCGCTACTTCGGCCTGACGCCCGCGCAGTACGGCAGCCTGCTGCTGGTGGCGTACGGCGTGTGGGGGCTGCTGCGCAAGCAGACCGCGAGCGCGCCTTCGCACAAGCCGCCGGCGCCGCAGGGACGGGTGGAGACCGCGCGCTAG
- the popC gene encoding subtilisin-like protease PopC: protein MKSFLLVPKESIETQARAGVRGTARGERVLSRSTALRFSSAEKAPEALTALGLRSATLPGEKPASGGKEARGRKRASSKVARDVDATPMPGAPVTEPTGAEAGSYRFMPLIGATMAHFYSQDAEAAARGELAKEFEFIPDVVPLSFPGPVSAGQTGPRNRGMSSLAQREWPDESGVPLAHAQGIRGAGVMLGILDTGVDADHPEHASKTIQFRYVSLFPNSPHNPARDVRGFDPDGHGTHVCGIAAGVHHGVAPEVDLYAASVIESETIRTSLGRVAAGMEWLLHQFSRPENASRPAVVNLSLGFPLQPPPGISEADYLLNQRALQAMLRRLLDSNILPIVAAGNSGPDTVGYPAAFPEALAVGAVDFERNVATFSASGAVGRRVVPDVMGYGVNVYSSTERRCNNQAFYERMSGTSMAAPYVAGIAALYRCRAPDLTALEVKDLILGNAIKLPRSANHRTGKGLAVFR from the coding sequence ATGAAGTCTTTCTTGTTGGTACCCAAGGAGTCCATCGAGACGCAGGCCCGGGCCGGAGTGCGTGGCACGGCACGGGGCGAGCGCGTCCTCAGCCGCAGCACCGCGCTGCGCTTCAGCTCCGCCGAGAAGGCCCCCGAAGCCCTCACCGCCCTCGGTTTGAGGTCGGCCACGTTGCCGGGCGAGAAGCCCGCCAGCGGCGGCAAGGAGGCCCGCGGCCGCAAGCGCGCGAGCAGCAAGGTCGCGCGCGACGTCGACGCCACGCCCATGCCGGGCGCGCCCGTGACGGAGCCGACCGGCGCGGAAGCCGGCAGCTATCGCTTCATGCCGCTCATCGGCGCCACCATGGCGCACTTCTACTCCCAGGACGCGGAAGCGGCGGCCCGGGGAGAGCTGGCGAAGGAGTTCGAGTTCATCCCGGACGTGGTGCCCCTGTCCTTCCCGGGCCCGGTGTCGGCCGGACAGACGGGGCCGCGCAACCGCGGCATGAGCTCGCTCGCGCAGCGCGAATGGCCCGACGAGTCCGGAGTCCCCCTGGCGCACGCCCAGGGCATCCGGGGCGCCGGCGTGATGCTGGGCATCCTGGACACCGGCGTGGACGCGGACCACCCGGAGCACGCGAGCAAGACCATCCAGTTCCGCTACGTCTCGCTCTTCCCCAACTCGCCTCACAACCCGGCGCGCGACGTGCGCGGGTTCGATCCGGACGGCCACGGCACCCACGTGTGCGGCATCGCCGCGGGCGTGCACCACGGCGTCGCCCCGGAAGTGGACCTGTACGCCGCGTCCGTCATCGAGTCGGAGACCATCCGCACCAGCCTGGGCCGCGTGGCCGCCGGCATGGAGTGGCTGCTGCACCAGTTCAGCCGTCCGGAGAACGCCTCGCGTCCCGCCGTGGTCAACCTCTCGCTGGGGTTCCCCCTCCAGCCGCCGCCGGGCATCTCCGAAGCGGACTACCTGCTGAATCAACGCGCGCTGCAGGCCATGCTGCGTCGGCTGTTGGACAGCAACATCCTGCCCATTGTCGCCGCGGGCAACAGTGGACCCGACACGGTTGGTTACCCAGCGGCCTTTCCCGAGGCACTGGCTGTAGGGGCAGTCGACTTCGAGCGCAACGTGGCCACTTTCTCCGCGAGCGGCGCCGTGGGGCGGCGCGTCGTGCCTGACGTCATGGGCTACGGGGTGAATGTGTATTCGTCTACTGAACGCCGCTGCAACAATCAGGCGTTCTATGAACGAATGAGTGGCACAAGCATGGCGGCGCCGTATGTCGCAGGTATCGCCGCGCTGTATCGTTGCCGTGCCCCTGACTTGACGGCGTTGGAAGTGAAGGATTTGATTCTGGGCAATGCCATCAAGCTTCCTCGCTCGGCCAACCACCGGACGGGGAAGGGCCTGGCTGTGTTCAGGTGA
- a CDS encoding GreA/GreB family elongation factor codes for MRLDKHTLLHQLADRLQQSDRLAHRAEADAREAARSLATESEKKEDGRAAIEYGSLATGQAQRARRLQEELQALTAFGQKELPRFPRQGPVGLGALVDVSTEDEDGFAERTFFVLPAGAGTELTGPGGDGFLSVITPSSPVGRALLGRRAGDTVEVTLAGEVREWTVLEVA; via the coding sequence ATGCGACTCGACAAGCACACCCTGCTCCACCAACTGGCCGACCGGCTTCAGCAGAGCGACCGGCTGGCCCACCGCGCGGAAGCCGACGCCCGCGAGGCCGCGCGCAGCCTCGCCACCGAGTCCGAGAAAAAGGAGGACGGCCGCGCCGCCATCGAGTACGGCAGCCTGGCCACGGGGCAGGCCCAGCGCGCCCGCCGCCTCCAGGAGGAGCTTCAGGCGCTCACCGCCTTCGGCCAGAAGGAGCTGCCCCGCTTCCCGCGCCAGGGACCCGTGGGCCTGGGCGCGCTGGTGGACGTCAGCACCGAGGACGAGGACGGCTTCGCCGAGCGCACCTTCTTCGTCCTCCCCGCCGGCGCGGGCACGGAGCTCACCGGCCCCGGCGGCGACGGCTTCCTCTCCGTCATCACCCCCAGCTCTCCCGTGGGCCGCGCCCTGCTGGGCCGCCGCGCGGGCGACACCGTGGAGGTGACGCTCGCGGGAGAGGTGCGCGAATGGACCGTGCTGGAGGTCGCCTGA
- the popD gene encoding PopC secretion inhibitor PopD: MRRKNGVPGGSQDLSARMSSVAVVRALPGSGAQERDAQPGGDIDVTVMPRETAAPKRGSASSRAPLRSRAEVYQAGLAENARFRESFMLWLEAHQLVGSVRAMSEPGGSLPMLHLRCAPRVLDQLRRAPEFEAGTMMPLERQY, encoded by the coding sequence ATGCGCAGGAAGAATGGCGTGCCGGGCGGATCTCAAGACTTATCGGCCCGGATGTCCTCCGTCGCCGTCGTGCGCGCGCTGCCGGGCTCCGGTGCCCAGGAGCGCGACGCACAGCCAGGGGGCGACATCGACGTCACGGTGATGCCCCGGGAAACGGCCGCGCCGAAGCGTGGCTCCGCGTCCTCACGGGCTCCCTTGCGTTCGCGCGCGGAGGTCTATCAGGCGGGCCTCGCCGAAAACGCCCGCTTCCGCGAGAGCTTCATGCTCTGGCTGGAGGCTCACCAACTCGTGGGCTCCGTGCGCGCCATGAGCGAGCCGGGCGGTTCCCTGCCCATGCTGCACCTGAGATGCGCCCCGCGCGTCCTGGACCAGCTGCGCCGCGCGCCGGAGTTCGAGGCAGGCACCATGATGCCGCTCGAACGGCAGTACTAA
- a CDS encoding DMT family transporter: MQTRTTGFLLVALSGASFGALGLFARLAYAAGADMPTLLFLRFTLAGLVLAGVMVARGGRWPRGRVLGGLVLLGALGYFAEGSAYFIALQHASAGLVALLLYLFPALVAVLQVALGREHLSRPRWLAVGLALCGTALTVDPGPDAEPLGIALGVLSAVIYALYVLSSARVVGPAGPLAASTVVPLSAGLAFGLLMLVKGPSFPRTPGGWGAVMGLSLLSTVVAMLTFFAGLKRIGPVNTSLLSTLEPVMAVVLGALFLGERLSLRQGLGGLLILVAVAVLARSDPGPQTSASQAAGA; encoded by the coding sequence ATGCAGACCCGCACCACTGGCTTCCTCCTCGTCGCTCTCTCCGGCGCCTCCTTTGGCGCGCTGGGGCTGTTCGCGCGGCTCGCCTACGCGGCGGGCGCGGACATGCCCACGCTGCTGTTCCTGCGCTTCACGCTGGCGGGCCTGGTGCTCGCCGGGGTGATGGTGGCCAGGGGCGGGCGCTGGCCCCGGGGCCGGGTGCTGGGCGGCCTGGTGCTGCTGGGCGCGCTGGGCTACTTCGCGGAAGGCAGCGCCTACTTCATCGCGCTCCAGCACGCGTCCGCGGGGCTGGTGGCGCTGCTGCTGTACCTGTTCCCCGCGCTGGTGGCGGTGCTCCAGGTGGCCCTGGGCCGCGAACACCTGAGCCGTCCGCGCTGGCTGGCGGTGGGGCTGGCCCTGTGCGGCACGGCGCTCACGGTGGATCCCGGCCCGGACGCGGAGCCGCTGGGCATCGCCCTGGGCGTGCTGTCGGCGGTCATCTACGCGCTCTACGTCCTGTCCAGCGCGCGCGTGGTGGGCCCGGCGGGGCCGCTCGCGGCGAGCACCGTCGTCCCGCTGTCGGCGGGGCTCGCGTTCGGCCTGCTGATGCTGGTGAAGGGCCCGTCCTTCCCCCGGACGCCGGGGGGATGGGGCGCGGTGATGGGCCTGTCGCTGCTGTCCACGGTGGTGGCCATGCTCACCTTCTTCGCGGGCCTCAAGCGCATCGGGCCGGTGAACACGTCGCTGCTCTCCACGCTGGAGCCGGTGATGGCCGTGGTGCTGGGCGCGCTCTTCCTGGGCGAGCGCCTGTCGCTCCGTCAGGGCCTGGGCGGCCTGCTCATCCTCGTGGCGGTGGCGGTGCTGGCCCGGTCCGACCCGGGCCCGCAGACCTCCGCGTCACAGGCAGCCGGGGCCTGA
- a CDS encoding class I SAM-dependent methyltransferase — protein MKALAYDALMAPLGWVGLNAARRHLVEGLAGKVLEVGAGTGLALPGYPATVASVTAVDVDLGALARARARRSGVALLQADAQALPFTEASFDAVVSSLVFCCVDAPATALAEVMRVLRPGGELRLLEHVRAPQGALATAQDLLTPAWRKLSGGCRLNRDTFRLVESAGFRILKREQRLGGVGEFIFARRP, from the coding sequence GTGAAGGCACTGGCGTACGACGCGCTGATGGCGCCGCTGGGGTGGGTGGGGCTCAACGCCGCCCGGCGGCACCTGGTGGAGGGGCTTGCCGGCAAGGTGCTGGAGGTGGGCGCGGGCACGGGCCTGGCCCTCCCGGGCTACCCGGCCACGGTGGCGTCGGTGACGGCGGTGGACGTGGACCTGGGGGCGCTGGCCCGGGCGCGGGCGCGCAGGAGCGGCGTCGCGCTGCTCCAGGCGGATGCGCAGGCGCTGCCGTTCACGGAGGCGTCCTTCGACGCGGTGGTGTCCAGCCTGGTGTTCTGTTGCGTGGACGCGCCGGCCACCGCGCTCGCGGAGGTGATGCGGGTGCTGCGGCCGGGCGGCGAGCTGCGCCTGCTGGAGCACGTGCGCGCGCCCCAAGGGGCCCTGGCCACCGCGCAGGACCTGCTGACGCCCGCGTGGCGGAAGCTGTCCGGCGGCTGCCGCCTCAACCGCGACACCTTCCGGCTGGTGGAGAGCGCGGGCTTCCGCATCCTCAAGCGCGAGCAGCGCCTGGGCGGCGTGGGCGAGTTCATCTTCGCGCGCCGGCCCTGA
- a CDS encoding alpha/beta fold hydrolase produces MTRTLPSLLALLLLAGCGPDAAPGAEPGLARASEALEDSDRQGGTTPREGSVRLPTGVTLRYVEQGRGDGPAVVFLHGYTDSHHTWDLDLPHFPRDVHVYALDQRGHGDSSRPACCYTQQAFAKDVVAFLDAKRLSRAVLVGHSMGSFIAQQVALDSPGRVKALVLVGSAPTVAGNEVALGLKEFVDTLTDPVDPAFIRDFQASTFHAPVPASYLDTLVAESSKLPARVWQDALDGLIAEDHAARLGRLRVPTLIISGDHDGFFSVDEQRALARAIRGSKYLLYPDTGHAPHAERPRRFVDDVRHFLERL; encoded by the coding sequence ATGACGCGCACTCTTCCCTCACTCCTCGCACTGCTGCTGCTCGCCGGCTGTGGACCCGACGCGGCCCCGGGCGCCGAGCCTGGACTCGCGAGAGCCTCCGAGGCCCTGGAGGACTCCGACCGCCAGGGAGGCACCACCCCGCGCGAGGGCTCCGTGCGGCTGCCCACCGGCGTCACGCTCCGCTACGTGGAGCAGGGCCGCGGCGACGGGCCCGCCGTCGTCTTCCTGCACGGCTACACGGATTCACACCACACCTGGGACCTGGACCTGCCCCACTTCCCGCGCGACGTGCATGTCTACGCGCTGGACCAGCGGGGCCACGGCGATTCGTCCCGCCCGGCGTGTTGCTACACGCAGCAGGCGTTCGCGAAGGACGTGGTGGCCTTCCTGGACGCGAAGCGCCTCTCGCGCGCCGTGCTGGTGGGCCACTCCATGGGCAGCTTCATCGCGCAGCAGGTGGCGCTGGACTCCCCGGGCCGCGTGAAGGCGCTGGTGCTCGTGGGCTCCGCGCCCACGGTGGCGGGCAACGAAGTGGCGCTGGGGTTGAAGGAGTTCGTCGACACGCTGACGGACCCCGTGGACCCGGCGTTCATCCGCGACTTCCAGGCCAGCACCTTCCACGCGCCGGTACCGGCGTCCTACCTGGACACGCTGGTGGCGGAGAGCTCCAAGCTGCCCGCGCGCGTGTGGCAGGACGCGCTGGACGGCCTCATCGCGGAGGACCACGCCGCGCGCCTGGGACGCCTGCGCGTGCCCACGCTCATCATCAGCGGCGACCACGATGGCTTCTTCTCCGTGGACGAGCAGCGCGCCCTGGCCCGCGCCATCCGTGGCTCGAAGTACCTGCTCTATCCGGACACCGGCCACGCCCCGCACGCCGAGCGCCCGCGGCGCTTCGTGGACGACGTGCGCCACTTCCTGGAGCGCCTGTAG
- a CDS encoding rhodanese-like domain-containing protein, whose product MTPQERSQKAHELVAHGAVLLDVRTPEEFQQGHPDAARNIPVQVLAQRLSEVGPVGTPVVVYCAAGGRSAVAAELLRKGGFPDVFDLQSVKNW is encoded by the coding sequence ATGACGCCTCAGGAACGCTCGCAGAAGGCCCACGAACTGGTCGCCCACGGCGCCGTGCTGCTGGACGTGCGCACCCCGGAGGAGTTCCAGCAGGGACACCCGGACGCCGCCCGCAACATCCCCGTGCAGGTGCTGGCCCAGCGCCTGTCGGAGGTGGGCCCGGTGGGCACGCCCGTGGTGGTGTACTGCGCGGCGGGCGGCCGCAGCGCGGTGGCCGCGGAGCTCCTGCGCAAGGGCGGCTTCCCGGACGTGTTCGACCTCCAATCCGTGAAGAACTGGTAG